From the genome of Maribacter algicola, one region includes:
- a CDS encoding YfcC family protein → MKSFPNAFVIIIGAILFAWVLTFVVPQGSYERITDEASGITRVVSDSYEEAQGKHLSAFEVMLTIPRGIADRADVIVLILLLGGCFYVIEKTGALSQGLNRLVKVLKGREGLSLFIVSLLFTAAGVSIGMQEEVIAMMPVLLIFGKSLGFNTYTTIYMSYGSTVLGSSFSPSNPFGVIIAQQEAGVPLLSGSGYRLVVLGIAFLVWVIYLIRYNTKNRMEKVEVSTPHEKMSLNSKIILTLLGLTFIIVMYGLLQLDWGFMEMSASFFTLGVVSGLLGKLGVNGTGEAYVNGFKEMIFAAMIIGLANSISMVLKEGMIIDSIVYGLFGPLQYLSASVSGVLMMVAHSILHFPIPSYSGQAILTMPILVPLSDLIGISRQTCVLAYQYGAIMGDMIVPTNGALMAILAICGIPYNKWFRFAWKPTVIMLLIGAISILTAVHIGYN, encoded by the coding sequence ATGAAAAGTTTTCCCAATGCCTTTGTCATTATTATCGGCGCGATACTGTTCGCCTGGGTACTTACCTTCGTGGTGCCCCAGGGCAGCTATGAACGTATTACGGATGAAGCTTCCGGAATTACCAGGGTGGTCAGTGATTCTTATGAAGAAGCGCAAGGCAAGCATTTATCGGCTTTTGAGGTGATGTTGACCATCCCCAGGGGTATTGCAGACAGAGCCGATGTCATTGTATTGATCTTATTATTGGGCGGATGTTTCTATGTTATCGAAAAAACGGGGGCCCTGTCCCAAGGGCTGAATAGACTGGTCAAGGTATTGAAGGGAAGGGAAGGTTTATCATTATTCATCGTCTCCTTACTGTTTACGGCAGCAGGGGTCAGTATTGGCATGCAAGAGGAAGTGATTGCCATGATGCCCGTATTGCTCATTTTTGGAAAAAGTTTGGGCTTCAACACCTATACAACCATATATATGAGCTACGGATCCACGGTGTTGGGCAGTTCATTTAGTCCCTCAAACCCGTTTGGTGTTATTATAGCTCAACAGGAAGCAGGTGTCCCTTTACTTTCGGGAAGCGGTTACCGACTGGTAGTTCTCGGGATTGCCTTTTTAGTTTGGGTCATCTACCTGATCCGCTATAATACCAAAAACAGGATGGAAAAAGTTGAAGTATCCACTCCCCACGAAAAAATGTCCCTTAATTCCAAGATCATTCTCACCCTATTAGGTTTAACGTTTATCATCGTCATGTATGGGCTTCTACAGCTGGATTGGGGCTTTATGGAAATGTCCGCCTCCTTTTTTACCTTGGGCGTGGTCTCCGGTCTTCTGGGAAAATTGGGTGTGAACGGTACAGGAGAAGCCTATGTCAACGGATTTAAGGAAATGATCTTTGCGGCCATGATCATCGGCTTGGCAAACAGTATTTCCATGGTCCTTAAAGAAGGTATGATTATCGATTCCATTGTATATGGACTATTTGGTCCCCTACAATACCTATCGGCCTCTGTCTCCGGAGTGTTGATGATGGTCGCCCATTCCATTTTACATTTTCCCATCCCCAGTTATTCCGGGCAGGCCATTTTGACCATGCCCATTTTGGTTCCGCTTTCGGATTTGATCGGGATTTCGAGACAGACATGTGTACTGGCCTACCAATATGGCGCCATTATGGGCGACATGATAGTTCCCACAAACGGGGCATTGATGGCTATTTTGGCCATTTGCGGAATTCCGTATAACAAATGGTTCCGATTTGCCTGGAAACCTACGGTAATCATGTTACTTATAGGAGCCATCAGTATTTTAACGGCTGTCCACATTGGGTATAACTAA
- a CDS encoding DUF6090 family protein has product MIKFFRKIRQNLLEEGKTSKYLKYAIGEIILVVIGILIALQINNWNEERLENNREKITVQNLNTEFQENLRDLDSINTILKRTILATETIFGKFKEEGFKETDQIDSLLHHVIESPSWKPSEFVLNDLQNSGGLSKLNNTELKILLFNWSRFFKELQETMDQTEKTNINLIEYIREHGSLRNIDTQSDAFPYEPSQLQMDNALLLQNIQFENYIDDKLYVLKESEIAYSQAKILIQKILNETTVE; this is encoded by the coding sequence ATGATTAAATTCTTCCGTAAAATTCGTCAAAACCTTTTAGAAGAGGGCAAAACCAGTAAATACTTGAAGTATGCTATTGGCGAGATTATACTCGTAGTCATCGGTATTTTGATTGCTCTCCAAATAAATAACTGGAATGAGGAACGTTTGGAGAATAATCGGGAAAAAATCACCGTGCAAAATCTAAATACTGAATTCCAGGAAAATTTGAGGGACTTGGATTCCATAAACACCATTTTGAAACGCACCATTTTGGCTACGGAAACCATTTTTGGAAAGTTCAAGGAAGAGGGTTTTAAAGAAACCGACCAAATAGACAGCCTTTTGCACCATGTCATAGAAAGTCCTTCCTGGAAGCCCAGTGAATTTGTTTTGAACGACCTGCAAAACTCTGGCGGACTCTCAAAATTGAACAATACGGAACTTAAAATTCTATTGTTCAATTGGTCCCGATTTTTTAAGGAATTACAGGAAACGATGGATCAAACCGAAAAAACGAATATCAATTTGATCGAATATATTCGGGAACATGGTTCGCTTAGAAACATCGATACACAATCCGATGCCTTTCCATACGAACCCTCCCAGCTTCAAATGGACAATGCACTGTTGCTCCAAAATATTCAATTTGAAAACTATATCGATGACAAACTCTATGTCCTTAAAGAGTCTGAAATTGCCTATTCGCAAGCCAAAATATTAATACAGAAAATTTTGAACGAAACCACCGTAGAATAA
- a CDS encoding DUF6090 family protein: MIKFFRKIRQNLLEEGKTSKYLKYAIGEIVLVVIGILIALQINNWNEERKSKNLEISYLKNLKEDVKSDSLYFERSWFTNVGKKIEGLTKAKNYYLDGIVPLDTISFINDISYGGIYGIGTITPNSRTYKELVSTGNISLITNQDIREQIVDYYLNIDFLSSYASNLQSGYPHFINSYKVYNPKSRDNINSDEIPILLKKMRKDEFYELTNRELTYVYSTLSRLERLKKESSLLYHKIEEYLKNKNSN, translated from the coding sequence ATGATTAAATTCTTCCGTAAAATTCGTCAAAACCTTTTAGAAGAGGGCAAAACCAGTAAATACTTGAAGTATGCTATTGGCGAAATTGTCCTTGTAGTCATAGGTATCCTTATTGCGTTGCAGATTAATAATTGGAACGAGGAACGAAAAAGCAAAAATTTAGAAATCAGCTATCTTAAGAATCTAAAAGAAGACGTAAAATCGGACTCCCTATATTTCGAAAGAAGTTGGTTTACAAACGTTGGAAAAAAAATAGAAGGACTAACGAAAGCGAAAAACTATTATTTAGATGGCATAGTACCCCTTGATACTATATCATTCATAAACGATATTTCATATGGTGGTATTTATGGTATTGGTACAATAACCCCAAACTCCAGAACGTACAAGGAGTTGGTAAGCACTGGAAATATTAGTCTGATCACTAATCAAGACATCCGTGAACAAATAGTGGATTACTATCTCAATATAGATTTTTTATCCAGTTATGCATCAAATTTACAAAGTGGTTACCCGCATTTTATAAATTCTTATAAGGTGTACAATCCAAAATCTCGTGACAATATCAATAGTGATGAAATTCCTATTCTCTTGAAAAAGATGCGAAAAGATGAATTTTATGAACTCACCAATAGAGAATTAACCTACGTTTATTCAACATTGAGCCGGCTAGAGAGATTAAAAAAAGAGTCTTCCCTTTTATACCATAAAATAGAGGAATACTTAAAAAACAAAAATTCCAATTAA
- a CDS encoding DUF6090 family protein, whose amino-acid sequence MIKFFRKIRQKLLQENRFSKYLLYAVGEIVLVVIGILIALQINNWNQDRLNKDLEFQYYERLLDDVGEEKLIIEATLNYSKQVSEHAKSAVAVFENSSYANPDPVANLVDMYQASQLLDPYSASSTYQELIASGQINLIQNDSIKTALIRYYDIEWSESGVAILENTYRKNLRGKMPDDVQAKIRSACGDTYVKTGNSYFPKLPEECNIQLDHNYAKSIVEVLLKDESLKNDLRYLIGNEEGKKNDLMSTMVQLENLNMLLEGINND is encoded by the coding sequence ATGATAAAATTCTTTAGAAAAATCCGACAAAAGCTACTTCAGGAAAACAGGTTTTCAAAATACCTGCTTTATGCCGTTGGCGAGATTGTATTGGTGGTCATCGGTATTTTGATTGCCCTGCAGATCAATAATTGGAACCAAGATCGTCTCAACAAGGATTTAGAATTTCAATACTATGAGCGTCTTTTAGATGATGTTGGGGAAGAAAAATTAATTATTGAAGCCACTTTAAACTATTCCAAACAGGTTAGTGAACATGCCAAATCTGCTGTCGCCGTTTTTGAAAATTCTTCCTATGCTAATCCTGATCCTGTTGCCAATCTTGTAGATATGTATCAGGCTAGCCAGCTTCTAGACCCTTATTCTGCGTCATCAACCTATCAGGAGTTAATTGCTTCAGGTCAAATCAACCTCATCCAAAACGATAGTATAAAGACCGCATTAATTAGATATTATGATATTGAGTGGTCAGAATCTGGTGTTGCTATACTTGAAAACACCTATAGAAAGAATCTAAGAGGAAAAATGCCTGATGACGTTCAGGCAAAGATTAGATCAGCCTGTGGAGATACTTATGTAAAAACCGGAAATAGTTACTTCCCCAAGCTACCAGAGGAATGTAATATACAACTGGACCATAATTACGCCAAATCGATTGTTGAAGTATTGCTTAAAGATGAAAGTCTAAAAAATGATTTGCGCTATTTAATTGGCAATGAGGAAGGTAAAAAAAATGATTTAATGTCTACCATGGTACAACTTGAGAATCTAAATATGTTATTAGAAGGCATAAACAATGATTAA
- a CDS encoding DUF6090 family protein — MIKFFRKIRQQLVKENRFSKYLLYAVGEIVLVVIGILIALQINNWNQDRINNIEKKALLSKLHVEFKTNKKLVENFRLEEQRAIKSSSKLIGLIGATKEELANHNLDSLFFESFPSNELAFANNSVNNIVQNGRLNLFENDSITSLLYHWNSLSEIRQTRFDKLDAWNNEHLLPFLLPYISFREMDSNAHYPWSGKSKVKPVYYPLFQKVEFENLLDNSLWLHQNIMDRLDETEMLIEEILQETKPAIK, encoded by the coding sequence ATGATTAAATTCTTCCGTAAAATTCGTCAACAACTGGTAAAAGAAAACAGGTTTTCCAAATACCTACTCTATGCCGTTGGCGAGATTGTACTAGTGGTCATCGGTATTTTGATTGCCTTACAGATCAATAATTGGAACCAGGACCGAATCAACAATATCGAAAAAAAAGCTTTACTTTCTAAACTACATGTAGAGTTCAAAACCAATAAAAAACTGGTAGAGAATTTTAGGCTTGAAGAACAAAGGGCCATAAAATCTTCCAGTAAATTGATTGGTTTGATCGGTGCCACAAAAGAAGAGCTCGCAAATCATAATTTAGACAGCCTATTTTTTGAATCCTTTCCCTCTAACGAACTGGCATTTGCCAACAATTCGGTAAACAATATCGTGCAAAACGGACGTCTTAACCTTTTTGAAAACGATTCCATCACCTCACTTTTATACCACTGGAATTCACTATCTGAAATTAGGCAAACACGTTTTGACAAATTGGACGCCTGGAACAATGAACATCTTTTGCCCTTTTTGTTACCTTATATTTCATTTAGGGAAATGGACAGTAACGCCCATTATCCATGGTCTGGGAAATCCAAGGTGAAACCGGTCTACTATCCCTTGTTTCAGAAAGTGGAATTTGAAAATTTGTTGGATAATTCCTTATGGCTGCATCAAAATATAATGGATAGGTTGGATGAAACGGAAATGTTGATTGAAGAAATTCTTCAGGAAACCAAACCTGCAATAAAATGA
- a CDS encoding PLAT/LH2 domain-containing protein produces the protein MKKLKSLTKINCKIFGPTLKHVLPIFVAFLLLPGFAKAEYTYTVKVKTGWKGTNADITILLIGSKGAIEDYVLMDNPNVDDFEPNQINTFTLYSQIDIGIITDIRIKPRGGGLSVDNWKMEWIKVENPLYPGKITTFSHTPIFNNGPETITKLRAQQFKKSPIVKEGSDKIAIDERKIYSYILFSARESQNSSEKVSIKDSESFTETTSSNVTTKNAWAIEVSTSFGDGIVIPETDVKASYAGEVSDSFDKAKERLQQKETLLEKEDVFIGEKCSATFYRIPQQKVIVFGTFENGFNEDIRYEKSEGTVLLKDKMDKYVFRAVDDKANGDCTNCPTFKELWIESGRSLSTMPDGPTLASRALLDSSDPCYIAPVSNPIVQQETSTTTLPIPNTPPTPSTNTQQTVSIPTTTSTPALTPVVNSDVDLINDFVCIQNNWYKKNYIHNENGKIEQGEIQPNWWSSQWKINPVAGGWVTIQNKWKPEEFIHNQNGAIEVGPIQPNWWSGQWKIIPAHSGWVRIQNKWKPDQYIHNQNGKIEVGPIENNWASALWKLE, from the coding sequence ATGAAAAAATTAAAAAGCCTTACTAAAATCAATTGCAAGATTTTTGGACCTACCTTAAAACACGTCCTCCCAATATTTGTAGCGTTCCTATTACTGCCGGGCTTTGCAAAAGCAGAATATACGTATACCGTAAAGGTGAAAACCGGTTGGAAAGGAACTAATGCCGACATTACCATTTTACTTATTGGCTCAAAAGGAGCTATTGAAGATTATGTTTTAATGGACAACCCAAACGTGGATGATTTTGAACCCAACCAAATAAATACATTTACGCTATATTCTCAAATTGATATTGGAATTATAACCGATATTAGAATAAAACCCCGAGGCGGTGGATTAAGCGTTGATAATTGGAAAATGGAATGGATCAAGGTCGAAAATCCATTGTACCCAGGTAAGATTACTACTTTTTCCCATACTCCTATTTTTAATAATGGGCCAGAAACAATAACAAAACTACGCGCACAACAATTTAAAAAATCTCCAATAGTCAAAGAGGGCTCGGATAAAATAGCTATCGATGAAAGAAAGATATATTCCTACATATTATTTTCAGCAAGAGAAAGTCAAAACTCTTCTGAGAAAGTTTCGATCAAGGATTCTGAGTCTTTTACCGAAACCACTTCCAGTAATGTAACCACCAAAAATGCCTGGGCCATAGAGGTTTCTACAAGTTTTGGGGATGGTATTGTCATACCGGAAACAGATGTTAAGGCTTCCTATGCTGGTGAAGTTTCAGATTCTTTCGATAAGGCAAAAGAGCGACTTCAACAAAAAGAAACTTTGTTGGAAAAAGAAGATGTTTTCATTGGAGAAAAGTGCAGTGCTACCTTCTATAGAATTCCGCAGCAAAAAGTAATTGTTTTTGGAACCTTTGAAAATGGATTCAATGAAGATATCAGATATGAAAAATCAGAGGGGACGGTCTTATTGAAGGACAAAATGGATAAATATGTTTTCAGGGCGGTAGACGATAAGGCCAATGGCGATTGCACCAACTGTCCTACCTTTAAAGAACTATGGATTGAATCTGGAAGGTCCCTAAGCACTATGCCAGACGGACCAACCTTGGCAAGTCGTGCCCTTCTGGATAGTTCAGACCCTTGTTATATTGCACCTGTTTCAAATCCAATTGTACAACAGGAAACATCAACAACTACACTTCCAATTCCAAATACGCCTCCCACACCAAGCACTAATACCCAACAAACGGTCTCAATACCAACTACAACTTCAACACCAGCATTAACACCTGTGGTAAATTCTGATGTTGATTTGATAAATGATTTTGTTTGTATACAAAACAATTGGTATAAGAAAAACTATATCCACAACGAGAACGGAAAAATAGAACAAGGGGAGATACAACCTAACTGGTGGAGCAGTCAATGGAAAATTAATCCCGTGGCGGGTGGCTGGGTAACCATTCAAAACAAATGGAAACCGGAAGAATTCATCCATAACCAAAATGGCGCAATTGAAGTTGGTCCCATTCAACCGAATTGGTGGAGCGGTCAGTGGAAAATAATTCCTGCACATAGTGGTTGGGTTAGAATTCAGAATAAATGGAAACCAGACCAATACATTCATAACCAAAATGGTAAAATAGAGGTAGGACCTATAGAAAACAATTGGGCGTCCGCACTTTGGAAATTGGAATAG
- a CDS encoding LytR/AlgR family response regulator transcription factor has protein sequence MKILIVEDEMIIGANISLQLSTLGYEVTGIIPRGEEALIHINENQPDLVLLDINLKGKLDGIETAIEMQKEYPIPIIYLTANADEAHFNRAKATKPYAFISKPYKKLDLQRAVELTINQIQKEQVLEKETGGASSPYILSDSIFVRHHEKMVKVVIQDILYIEAERNYCRIHSKGKEYLLVMTLKDMDEKLPDEHFLRIHRSFIINIAQVDEVANSHVVISKKAIPISKTLREELMKRLQTI, from the coding sequence ATGAAAATATTGATCGTTGAGGATGAAATGATCATCGGTGCAAATATTTCCTTGCAGCTGAGTACATTGGGGTATGAGGTTACCGGAATCATTCCCCGCGGCGAAGAAGCGCTTATACATATCAATGAGAACCAACCTGATTTGGTATTGCTCGATATTAATCTTAAGGGGAAACTTGATGGTATTGAGACTGCCATAGAAATGCAAAAAGAGTATCCAATTCCTATTATTTACTTGACCGCAAATGCGGATGAAGCTCATTTTAACAGGGCCAAGGCGACCAAACCCTATGCTTTCATTTCAAAACCTTACAAAAAACTGGACTTGCAGCGCGCCGTAGAATTGACGATAAACCAAATTCAAAAAGAGCAGGTTTTGGAGAAAGAAACGGGAGGCGCGTCCTCACCTTATATCCTGAGTGATAGTATTTTTGTAAGGCACCACGAAAAGATGGTAAAAGTGGTAATTCAAGATATCCTCTACATTGAAGCCGAACGAAACTATTGCAGAATCCATTCCAAAGGAAAGGAATACCTATTGGTTATGACCTTGAAGGATATGGACGAAAAACTACCAGACGAACATTTTTTAAGAATACACAGATCGTTCATCATCAATATTGCCCAAGTTGATGAAGTTGCCAATAGTCACGTTGTAATTTCAAAAAAAGCCATTCCCATTAGCAAAACGCTACGGGAAGAATTAATGAAGCGTTTACAAACCATTTAG
- a CDS encoding sensor histidine kinase → MSVFPYDKIQNRTSNTWLSKNCIFFLILFCNAAFTNAQTASEANKEVDSLLALPIDSVLSWMRSEQNTNIDTYQKIGLTVLKRALKHEDVLKIAEVHEEMANWYGYHGIFPQDSTIYHGEKSLEYYKLTGNKKKIAATYRTLAIDYLRKNSQRTSQEFLFKALEIYEELDDEQGMAAVYRVLGVLLGEMDKPLESIKYAKQAINLFKKANDHTSIAVAHFDLIKGYIRLGQFDNAYQAADNCINIVKTKAQDEVFVLVRAYSYRGDVSIATKDYDQALKDYTKAWELCVAEIGEERSATYRTEIGNTYRLQGKYGLALENLLIGIKAYEDDENERIWPLYEQIADCYRNLNNSEMALYYFEKSRKIRDKIHEEQIANLESEALIKYETGKKDEALAAQSILLEQKTRVQNLSMAIGALLLVLLGLVFFFLRRSRKANVLILAKNAENELLLKEIHHRVKNNLEMVKSLISLQSAQLEDSATKDAMIASQNRVQSMGIIHQKLYQGTNLGSIEMRDYFMNLGEGILDTFNAEDKVKITCAMDNLELDVDTAVPIGLIVNELLTNALKYAFPENTKGQIEIILSRTDSRTLRLKVTDNGIGKISDQPAKGTGFGTQLIQLLTQQLNGSIQEEIGKGTTVSFEFKMDRAA, encoded by the coding sequence ATGAGTGTTTTTCCTTATGATAAGATTCAAAATAGGACTAGCAATACATGGCTATCAAAGAATTGCATATTTTTCCTGATACTATTTTGCAATGCCGCATTTACCAATGCTCAAACAGCGTCCGAGGCTAATAAAGAGGTAGATAGCTTGCTTGCTCTTCCTATAGATTCAGTGTTATCATGGATGCGAAGTGAGCAGAATACAAACATTGACACCTATCAGAAAATTGGTTTGACTGTTTTAAAAAGAGCCCTAAAACATGAAGATGTACTGAAAATTGCAGAAGTTCATGAAGAAATGGCAAATTGGTACGGATATCATGGAATTTTTCCTCAGGACTCCACCATCTATCACGGCGAAAAAAGCTTGGAGTATTATAAATTGACGGGGAATAAAAAGAAGATAGCGGCAACTTATAGAACCCTTGCCATCGATTATCTCAGGAAAAATTCCCAGCGTACTTCCCAAGAGTTTCTTTTTAAAGCTTTGGAAATTTATGAGGAACTGGACGACGAGCAAGGCATGGCCGCCGTATATCGGGTTTTAGGCGTATTGTTGGGAGAAATGGACAAACCCTTGGAATCCATCAAATACGCAAAACAGGCTATTAACCTTTTCAAAAAGGCGAATGACCACACATCCATAGCCGTTGCACATTTTGATCTTATCAAAGGATATATAAGATTAGGACAATTTGACAACGCATATCAAGCTGCTGACAATTGTATCAATATAGTAAAAACCAAAGCACAGGACGAAGTCTTTGTCCTTGTTCGTGCGTATTCTTATAGGGGAGATGTTTCTATAGCAACAAAGGATTACGATCAAGCATTAAAGGATTACACCAAAGCTTGGGAGCTTTGTGTAGCAGAAATTGGAGAGGAAAGATCAGCTACGTACCGAACCGAAATTGGCAACACTTATCGACTTCAAGGAAAATATGGTTTGGCCCTCGAGAATTTACTTATTGGCATTAAAGCGTATGAAGATGATGAAAACGAGCGTATTTGGCCGCTATATGAGCAAATTGCGGACTGTTATCGCAATCTAAACAATTCGGAAATGGCCCTATATTATTTTGAAAAATCAAGAAAGATTCGGGATAAAATCCATGAAGAACAAATTGCCAATTTGGAGAGCGAAGCCTTGATTAAATATGAGACCGGTAAAAAGGATGAAGCCTTAGCAGCGCAATCAATTTTATTGGAACAGAAAACACGTGTTCAAAATTTAAGTATGGCCATAGGGGCCTTACTTTTAGTGTTATTAGGTCTTGTATTCTTTTTCCTTCGCAGAAGCCGAAAAGCTAACGTACTGATTTTGGCAAAAAATGCGGAGAACGAGCTTCTACTTAAAGAAATCCACCATCGTGTGAAGAACAATCTGGAAATGGTAAAAAGTCTTATTTCTCTCCAATCTGCCCAATTAGAGGATTCCGCTACCAAGGATGCTATGATTGCCAGTCAAAATCGAGTACAATCCATGGGAATAATTCATCAGAAGTTATATCAAGGCACAAATTTGGGAAGTATTGAAATGAGAGATTATTTTATGAACCTAGGGGAAGGTATTTTAGATACTTTTAATGCAGAGGATAAAGTAAAAATTACCTGCGCTATGGATAATTTGGAATTGGATGTAGACACGGCCGTACCCATTGGGCTCATAGTAAACGAATTATTGACGAACGCCCTTAAATATGCCTTTCCGGAAAACACGAAAGGGCAAATTGAAATTATTCTCTCTAGAACGGATAGCCGCACCCTGAGACTTAAGGTCACCGATAACGGCATAGGGAAAATTTCAGACCAACCGGCTAAGGGCACGGGTTTTGGGACGCAATTGATTCAATTGTTGACGCAGCAGCTCAATGGAAGTATACAAGAAGAAATAGGAAAAGGCACTACCGTTTCCTTTGAATTTAAAATGGACAGAGCGGCATAA
- a CDS encoding metallophosphoesterase family protein translates to MKSYLIRTIVMLLVLSSCKKHNAKTDKSIFEHTIVEGPTPWTSAIFEPTEDDFTFAIISDLNGGERDGVYIAAVEQLNALDPTFVLSVGDLIDGGTEDTLQLAKEWNSFENRTSKLKMPFFHLGGNHDLTNPTMRSIWKQRFGPRYYHFLYDNVLFLMMDSEDYEEKRMMEIYEARAKALKVIAGEIKGVYEETEYYSMQERQLGGMGLEQFEYFKKVLEENPDVKWTFVLMHKPLWQREDEKGLNPLENLLADRPYTVINGHIHSFSHRIRKNRDYIILGTTGGGQNAQDSMSFDHISLVRMAKEPKITHLKMDGILNKKGELPKSGALIH, encoded by the coding sequence ATGAAAAGCTATCTGATTCGGACGATTGTTATGCTCCTTGTACTTTCCAGTTGCAAGAAGCACAACGCAAAAACAGATAAATCCATTTTTGAGCACACCATTGTCGAAGGACCTACTCCATGGACCAGTGCTATTTTTGAGCCCACGGAAGACGACTTTACCTTTGCCATTATTTCGGATTTAAACGGGGGTGAACGCGACGGGGTGTACATTGCTGCCGTAGAACAATTAAATGCCTTGGACCCAACCTTTGTCCTGAGTGTGGGCGACCTCATCGATGGCGGAACGGAGGATACTTTGCAATTGGCCAAAGAATGGAACTCCTTTGAAAACAGGACGTCAAAATTAAAAATGCCCTTCTTCCATCTGGGTGGCAACCATGACCTTACCAACCCCACGATGCGTAGCATTTGGAAGCAACGTTTTGGTCCCAGATACTATCATTTTCTGTACGATAATGTGCTCTTCCTCATGATGGATTCCGAGGATTATGAGGAAAAACGGATGATGGAAATCTACGAGGCACGTGCAAAAGCCCTCAAAGTCATCGCCGGGGAAATAAAAGGCGTGTATGAGGAGACGGAATATTATAGCATGCAGGAGCGTCAACTAGGTGGTATGGGTTTGGAACAATTTGAATATTTCAAAAAGGTTCTGGAAGAAAACCCTGATGTTAAATGGACGTTTGTACTTATGCACAAACCGCTATGGCAACGGGAAGATGAAAAGGGTTTGAATCCCTTGGAAAATCTTTTGGCCGATAGACCCTATACCGTAATCAATGGCCATATCCATTCCTTTTCGCACCGAATTCGGAAGAATCGCGATTACATTATTTTGGGCACCACGGGCGGCGGACAGAACGCCCAAGATTCAATGTCCTTTGATCATATTTCCTTGGTTCGAATGGCTAAGGAACCTAAAATAACCCATTTGAAAATGGATGGAATCCTGAACAAGAAAGGGGAATTGCCAAAAAGCGGTGCGCTGATACATTGA